One part of the Neodiprion virginianus isolate iyNeoVirg1 chromosome 3, iyNeoVirg1.1, whole genome shotgun sequence genome encodes these proteins:
- the LOC124300564 gene encoding uncharacterized protein LOC124300564 isoform X5, with protein MTQRNLEQIQSLLRELPLGTSYEILLQDEPNNEEAFHEVNDIQDADEDTGLGHKGEIPMDVEYDSYEQQAQHAQGPWHGQFAIEGKNNYKWYANNSEIPVLQVSEISFAKPNGDAKNIRTPLEAWSLLFSNDLLDIIVRHTNEEIRRRAEYQIEDLYRETNLVELKALLGLLYFSGLIQIVHGKIHKFYSTFFFDRIQMAL; from the exons ATGACGCAGAGAAATCTTGAACAAATTCAGAGTCTTCTTCGAGAGCTACCACTCGGAACGAGTTACGAGATTTTATTGCAAGATGAACCGAATAACGAAGAAGCGTTTCATGAG GTCAATGATATCCAGGATGCAGACGAAGATACCGGGCTCGGCCACAAAGGCGAAATTCCAATGGATGTCGAATATGATTCATACGAACAGCAGGCACAGCACGCGCAAGGACCATGGCATGGTCAGTTTGCgatagaaggaaaaaataattacaagtgGTACGCGAATAATTCGGAAATACCAGTGCTACAGGTGTCAGAAATTTCTTTTGCTAAACCGAATGGCGATGCGAAGAATATCAGAACACCACTCGAAGCATGgagtttacttttttcaaacgactTATTGGATATAATCGTTCGGCATACAAATGAAGAAATCCGAAGAAGAGCCGAGTACCAGATTGAAGACCTTTATCGAGAGACAAATTTGGTGGAATTAAAAGCCTTGCTGGGATTATTATACTTCTCCGGATTG atTCAAATTGTCCATGGGAAAATACACAAGTTttattcgacattttttttcgatcggATACAGATGGCGctgtaa
- the LOC124300564 gene encoding uncharacterized protein LOC124300564 isoform X2: protein MTQRSHETIRSLLRGLPLGTSYEIPWQDEPNNEEAFHEVNDIQDADEDTGLGHKGEIPMDVEYDSYEQQAQHAQGPWHGQFAIEGKNNYKWYANNSEIPVLQVSEISFAKPNGDAKNIRTPLEAWSLLFSNDLLDIIVRHTNEEIRRRAEYQIEDLYRETNLVELKALLGLLYFSGLVRQNPPSEDLWTPLFGIVSFESAIKKRRFYYLLACLTFDDKATRVERRKAHELAPIKEIWDLFILNCTRNYFPSNCCTIDKQFLKFHGQFCSKVYVPNKPNKCGIKIVCMNDAQTSYLISAEPYAGRIPTLAGESVPNYYVRKLSESIHHTGRNITCDNWFMSVDLVREMKIHYNLSMVGTLRKNMCEIPPSFTRNGTPGTVRFGFAEGNTLVSYCPGSKKVLILLSSFHKTGLVNVLTGSPEILDFYTRTKEAAYKFDQMCETYNTVRHTSRWPLRIFFGMLDYAGVNSLVLYNLQANMIRSRINFIKELTYALIQPQLQARTESLVQQPALPLTFQNIRKVQPQRRKTHKQARCAFCTDVRLTAVRCVRCERPSCEAHRITVCKSCNEAI, encoded by the coding sequence ATGACGCAGAGAAGTCATGAAACAATTCGTAGTCTTCTTCGAGGGCTACCACTCGGAACGAGTTACGAGATTCCATGGCAAGATGAACCGAATAACGAAGAAGCGTTTCATGAGGTCAATGATATCCAGGATGCAGACGAAGATACCGGGCTCGGCCACAAAGGCGAAATTCCAATGGATGTCGAATATGATTCATACGAACAGCAGGCACAGCACGCGCAAGGACCATGGCATGGTCAGTTTGCgatagaaggaaaaaataattacaagtgGTACGCGAATAATTCGGAAATACCAGTGCTACAGGTGTCAGAAATTTCTTTTGCTAAACCGAATGGCGATGCGAAGAATATCAGAACACCACTCGAAGCATGgagtttacttttttcaaacgactTATTGGATATAATCGTTCGGCATACAAATGAAGAAATCCGAAGAAGAGCCGAGTACCAGATTGAAGACCTTTATCGAGAGACAAATTTGGTGGAATTAAAAGCCTTGCTGGGATTATTATACTTCTCCGGATTGGTAAGACAGAACCCCCCCTCCGAGGATTTGTGGACACCACTATTTGGAATCGTTTCGTTCGAATCTGCAATCAAAAAACgtcgattttattatttgttagCATGTCTTACTTTCGACGATAAGGCAACCAGAGTCGAACGACGAAAAGCGCATGAATTAGCGCCTATAAAAGAAATTTGGGatctatttattttgaattgcACGCGAAACTATTTTCCATCTAATTGCTGCACGATTGACAAGCAGTTTCTAAAATTCCACGGACAATTTTGTTCGAAAGTCTACGTTCCTAATAAACCAAACAAGTGTGGTATAAAAATCGTATGCATGAACGATGCACAAACTTCGTATTTAATAAGCGCGGAGCCCTACGCAGGACGGATTCCAACTCTCGCAGGTGAATCTGTGCCGAACTATTACGTGCGAAAATTATCAGAATCAATTCATCATACGGGGCGAAATATCACATGCGATAATTGGTTCATGTCCGTCGATCTTGttagagaaatgaaaattcactaCAACCTGAGCATGGTTGGCACTCTACGAAAAAATATGTGCGAAATACCACCATCGTTCACGCGAAACGGGACTCCTGGTACTGTTCGCTTCGGTTTCGCCGAAGGAAATACCTTAGTTTCGTATTGCCCGGGCAGTAAAAAAGTccttatattattatcaagtTTTCACAAAACCGGACTAGTGAACGTTCTTACCGGATCACCAGAAATTCTAGATTTTTACACCCGCACGAAAGAAGCCGCCTATAAATTCGATCAGATGTGCGAGACTTACAACACTGTTCGCCATACTTCAAGGTGGCCGctaagaatattttttggtaTGTTGGATTACGCTGGAGTCAATTCCCTCGTATTGTACAATTTACAAGCGAATATGATAAGAAGTCGAATAAACTTCATCAAGGAATTGACTTACGCGCTAATACAACCACAACTTCAAGCTCGCACTGAATCGTTGGTACAGCAACCTGCTCTACCTTTGACGTTTCAAAATATACGAAAAGTTCAACCACAAAGACGCAAAACGCATAAACAAGCACGGTGCGCATTCTGTACGGATGTAAGATTAACAGCTGTTCGTTGTGTGCGGTGTGAAAGGCCTAGTTGCGAAGCCCATCGAATTACTGTTTGCAAATCATGTAACGAAGCcatataa
- the LOC124300564 gene encoding uncharacterized protein LOC124300564 isoform X1, translated as MTQRNLEQIQSLLRELPLGTSYEILLQDEPNNEEAFHEVNDIQDADEDTGLGHKGEIPMDVEYDSYEQQAQHAQGPWHGQFAIEGKNNYKWYANNSEIPVLQVSEISFAKPNGDAKNIRTPLEAWSLLFSNDLLDIIVRHTNEEIRRRAEYQIEDLYRETNLVELKALLGLLYFSGLVRQNPPSEDLWTPLFGIVSFESAIKKRRFYYLLACLTFDDKATRVERRKAHELAPIKEIWDLFILNCTRNYFPSNCCTIDKQFLKFHGQFCSKVYVPNKPNKCGIKIVCMNDAQTSYLISAEPYAGRIPTLAGESVPNYYVRKLSESIHHTGRNITCDNWFMSVDLVREMKIHYNLSMVGTLRKNMCEIPPSFTRNGTPGTVRFGFAEGNTLVSYCPGSKKVLILLSSFHKTGLVNVLTGSPEILDFYTRTKEAAYKFDQMCETYNTVRHTSRWPLRIFFGMLDYAGVNSLVLYNLQANMIRSRINFIKELTYALIQPQLQARTESLVQQPALPLTFQNIRKVQPQRRKTHKQARCAFCTDVRLTAVRCVRCERPSCEAHRITVCKSCNEAI; from the exons ATGACGCAGAGAAATCTTGAACAAATTCAGAGTCTTCTTCGAGAGCTACCACTCGGAACGAGTTACGAGATTTTATTGCAAGATGAACCGAATAACGAAGAAGCGTTTCATGAG GTCAATGATATCCAGGATGCAGACGAAGATACCGGGCTCGGCCACAAAGGCGAAATTCCAATGGATGTCGAATATGATTCATACGAACAGCAGGCACAGCACGCGCAAGGACCATGGCATGGTCAGTTTGCgatagaaggaaaaaataattacaagtgGTACGCGAATAATTCGGAAATACCAGTGCTACAGGTGTCAGAAATTTCTTTTGCTAAACCGAATGGCGATGCGAAGAATATCAGAACACCACTCGAAGCATGgagtttacttttttcaaacgactTATTGGATATAATCGTTCGGCATACAAATGAAGAAATCCGAAGAAGAGCCGAGTACCAGATTGAAGACCTTTATCGAGAGACAAATTTGGTGGAATTAAAAGCCTTGCTGGGATTATTATACTTCTCCGGATTGGTAAGACAGAACCCCCCCTCCGAGGATTTGTGGACACCACTATTTGGAATCGTTTCGTTCGAATCTGCAATCAAAAAACgtcgattttattatttgttagCATGTCTTACTTTCGACGATAAGGCAACCAGAGTCGAACGACGAAAAGCGCATGAATTAGCGCCTATAAAAGAAATTTGGGatctatttattttgaattgcACGCGAAACTATTTTCCATCTAATTGCTGCACGATTGACAAGCAGTTTCTAAAATTCCACGGACAATTTTGTTCGAAAGTCTACGTTCCTAATAAACCAAACAAGTGTGGTATAAAAATCGTATGCATGAACGATGCACAAACTTCGTATTTAATAAGCGCGGAGCCCTACGCAGGACGGATTCCAACTCTCGCAGGTGAATCTGTGCCGAACTATTACGTGCGAAAATTATCAGAATCAATTCATCATACGGGGCGAAATATCACATGCGATAATTGGTTCATGTCCGTCGATCTTGttagagaaatgaaaattcactaCAACCTGAGCATGGTTGGCACTCTACGAAAAAATATGTGCGAAATACCACCATCGTTCACGCGAAACGGGACTCCTGGTACTGTTCGCTTCGGTTTCGCCGAAGGAAATACCTTAGTTTCGTATTGCCCGGGCAGTAAAAAAGTccttatattattatcaagtTTTCACAAAACCGGACTAGTGAACGTTCTTACCGGATCACCAGAAATTCTAGATTTTTACACCCGCACGAAAGAAGCCGCCTATAAATTCGATCAGATGTGCGAGACTTACAACACTGTTCGCCATACTTCAAGGTGGCCGctaagaatattttttggtaTGTTGGATTACGCTGGAGTCAATTCCCTCGTATTGTACAATTTACAAGCGAATATGATAAGAAGTCGAATAAACTTCATCAAGGAATTGACTTACGCGCTAATACAACCACAACTTCAAGCTCGCACTGAATCGTTGGTACAGCAACCTGCTCTACCTTTGACGTTTCAAAATATACGAAAAGTTCAACCACAAAGACGCAAAACGCATAAACAAGCACGGTGCGCATTCTGTACGGATGTAAGATTAACAGCTGTTCGTTGTGTGCGGTGTGAAAGGCCTAGTTGCGAAGCCCATCGAATTACTGTTTGCAAATCATGTAACGAAGCcatataa
- the LOC124300564 gene encoding uncharacterized protein LOC124300564 isoform X3: MTQRNLEQIQSLLRELPLGTSYEILLQDEPNNEEAFHEVADIQDADEDTAQGPSHGQLVIRGRNNYRWYTNNSEIPVQHVSQIFFAKPNGDAMNISTPLEAWSLLFPNNLLEIIVRHTNEEIRRRAEYQNEDLHRETNLVELKALLGLLYFTGLRKRIWQTSEHTVKKIGRVEIRKFSREEGNTGKQRGSDVYDVNGKIIGASSPAASNIGRMGKGQDQPKDKIVSEDKGMKLSRWRALRDLQKKNQKKIKKERNGQYFVLEFITIN; this comes from the exons ATGACGCAGAGAAATCTTGAACAAATTCAGAGTCTTCTTCGAGAGCTACCACTCGGAACGAGTTACGAGATTTTATTGCAAGATGAACCGAATAACGAAGAAGCGTTTCATGAGGTCGCTGATATCCAGGATGCAGACGAAGATACCGCACAAGGACCATCGCATGGTCAGTTGGtgataagaggaagaaataaTTACAGGTGGTACACGAATAATTCGGAAATACCAGTGCAACACgtgtcacaaattttttttgctaaacCGAATGGCGATGCGATGAATATCAGTACCCCACTCGAAGCATGGAGTTTACTTTTTCCAAACAACTTATTGGAAATAATCGTTCGGCATACAAATGAAGAAATCCGAAGAAGAGCCGAGTACCAGAATGAAGACCTTCATCGAGAGACAAATTTGGTGGAATTGAAAGCCTTGCTGGGATTATTATACTTCACCGGATT GCGGAAGAGAATATGGCAGACCTCAGAAcacactgtaaaaaaaattggaagagTCGAGATTCGTAAATTCTCTCGCGAAGAAGGAAATACAGGAAAACAAAGGGGTTCGGACGTATACGACGTTAATGGAAAAATCATCGGAGCAAGTTCTCCAGCTGCATCCAACATCGGGCGTATGGGAAAAGGACAAG aTCAACCGAAAGATAAAATTGTCTCGGAGGACAAAGGAATGAAATTGTCAAGATGGAGGGCACTCAgagatttacaaaaaaaaaaccaaaaaaaaatcaaaaaggaACGAAACGGCCAGTATTTCGTGTTGGAGTTTATCACCATAAACTAA